Part of the SAR324 cluster bacterium genome, TGGAAACTTTTGTCTATCGGGGGAACGGCCAATCATCTTCATCTGCTACTCTCAATGTCATCGAGTCTCTCTGTTGCCAAGGCACTGCAACTGATCAAAGGGGGTTCATCCAAATGGATTCACGATACCTTTCCAGAACATCAATCGTTCGCGTGGCAGGAAGGGTATGCGGCCTTCAGTGTTGGCATCTCCCAAATGCCGGATACGCTTGCCTATATTCAGAGGCAAGAAGAGCATCATCATAAAAAGACTTTTGAGGAGGAGTTTGTTGCCTTTCTCAAGAAACACAATATGGAATATGATGAACGGTATCTATGGGGATGAATATTTTTCATTCGTCCCTACGGGACTAATCTTATTTGCGAAAATCCGAAATCCCCATGCTAAAGCACGGGGCTACTATCGCTTGTCCCTCACGGGACACATTCAAACCCGTTCCAATATTGATCCCGTGAGGGATTAACGAGAATAGCCCAGCGATTGATCGCTGGGGCACTCAACCACACCCGTTCCAAGTCCCGTAGGGACCGTCGATATTGATCCCGTGAGGGATTAACGAGAATAGCCCAGCGATTGATCGCTGGGGCACTCAACCACACCCGTTCCAAGTCCCGTAAGGACGGATGAAACATATTTTTGAAAAAAAACGCTTATGAGTATTGAACGATTACTGGAAAACTTTGATGGATTGCTAGACAGCCCCCAAAACGTGGAGGAACTCAAAAAACTCATTCTGGAGTTGGCGGTGCGGGGCAAACTCGTCCCGCAAGATCCCCACGATGAACCGGCCTCCGAACTCCTGAAACGCATTCAGGCTGAAAAACAGAAGCTGATTGCTGAAAAGAAACTTCCAAAAAGCAACCCCTTGCCTCCGATTACGGATGAGGAAATGCCTTATGAGTTGCCGAAGGGGTGGGAGTTGGTGAGATTGGGACAAATCATACATATTTCCTCAGGCAATGCATTGCCATCTCATAAAATGAATGAAGGCAATATTCCTGTTTATGGTGGTAATGGAATTACAGGTTATCATAATTCGACTAACGTAAATGAGGAAACAGTAGTAATTGGAAGAGTTGGTTTTTATTGTGGGAGTATTCACTTAACACCAAATCAAGCATGGGTAACGGACAATGCATTTATTACCATGTTTTCAAAATCGAATATTTATAAGGATTTTCTAGT contains:
- a CDS encoding transposase; its protein translation is MSLSLNWLRKIHLHRWKLLSIGGTANHLHLLLSMSSSLSVAKALQLIKGGSSKWIHDTFPEHQSFAWQEGYAAFSVGISQMPDTLAYIQRQEEHHHKKTFEEEFVAFLKKHNMEYDERYLWG